One genomic region from Thermoleptolyngbya sichuanensis A183 encodes:
- a CDS encoding TIGR03986 family type III CRISPR-associated RAMP protein, with product MTNNKPTQIQRPNHPQRPNPSNAGNQTKKQSPPLKKQNQPQKKQGSQNSDSRQVFHNPYNFVPATPRQNIKGELGDRSPRGHGQYLDNLWSGRIRVNLITVTPLLIPDAAQAEKWQNSEHKTYPIRLVDGKPYLPPTSIKGSLRAAYEAITNSRLSVFQKHDENLVYRMEPTTKIIPAIVTKDRRRDKLTLRLMQAAKILCYKKYAETEEAPIDKGALEVARENNYPENRLPKHTEKIWFRLNTKSFKVTEFRFDEPREHEKGWQKGWACITGPNCNEKRYERVFFELSPDKQKSYDITAPEITAWEKLIRDYQALHEEDLKERKKEEPPKDSYNAYLGHEPGQTGWSRHIYTKSMVELKHGTFCYVQIQDNKITALLPVMVSRQFFKTTPEALLVESLKPSEKVDELSPADRVFGWVNQKGKGAYKGQLRLHSVKCLSTDAIQEFTGDPANNPGLPLTILGQPKPQQSRFYVSRDKEGNALGNSISKQDGYASANQGLRGRKVYPHHKAIAKNADYWNDPMRDRTGQSVNGCYQEYRRPKKDGTEQRDSQNRSIQAWVKQNTQFQFDIDITNLSSVELGALLWLLTLPDKHYHRLGGGKPLGFGSVQLKIDWSQTDLRLGQDWQQYYESLLPIDPPDPKQAEQCIDTFKQAVTLAYSPNKNKEDFEEVLFIRAFKQAAKGLDGPVHYPRMKPQPDPDGENYKWFTENEKSKKRSLPPLWNEIGLPYWE from the coding sequence CACAAATCCAACGCCCCAATCATCCCCAGCGCCCCAACCCCTCTAACGCCGGAAATCAGACTAAAAAACAGTCTCCGCCTCTCAAAAAGCAGAATCAGCCTCAGAAAAAACAAGGATCTCAGAATTCTGACTCACGCCAGGTTTTCCATAATCCGTACAACTTTGTTCCTGCGACTCCCCGGCAGAATATTAAGGGCGAGTTGGGCGATCGCTCTCCTCGTGGACATGGCCAGTATCTAGATAATCTCTGGAGCGGACGAATTCGCGTCAACTTGATAACAGTCACCCCGCTCCTCATTCCGGATGCTGCCCAAGCAGAGAAGTGGCAGAACAGCGAACACAAAACCTATCCCATCCGATTGGTTGATGGCAAGCCTTACTTGCCGCCTACTTCCATCAAGGGGTCGCTTCGAGCTGCCTATGAGGCGATCACAAATTCAAGGCTGTCAGTTTTTCAGAAGCATGACGAAAACCTGGTTTATCGCATGGAGCCAACGACTAAAATCATTCCAGCTATCGTGACTAAGGATAGACGGCGTGATAAGCTAACCCTCCGCCTCATGCAAGCTGCAAAAATTCTTTGCTACAAGAAGTATGCAGAAACTGAAGAAGCTCCAATTGATAAAGGAGCTTTGGAAGTTGCTCGTGAGAATAATTATCCCGAAAATCGACTACCAAAACACACCGAGAAAATCTGGTTCCGGCTTAATACAAAAAGCTTTAAGGTGACTGAATTTCGGTTTGATGAACCTAGAGAACATGAAAAAGGCTGGCAGAAGGGTTGGGCTTGTATTACTGGCCCCAACTGTAATGAGAAGCGCTATGAGCGTGTCTTCTTTGAGCTTAGCCCTGATAAGCAGAAAAGTTACGACATTACAGCACCAGAGATCACTGCTTGGGAGAAGCTTATCAGAGACTATCAGGCTCTCCATGAAGAAGACTTAAAGGAGCGTAAGAAGGAAGAACCACCCAAGGATTCTTATAACGCTTACTTGGGGCATGAGCCAGGGCAAACTGGCTGGTCTCGACACATCTATACCAAAAGTATGGTTGAGTTGAAACATGGCACATTCTGTTATGTACAAATTCAGGACAATAAAATTACGGCTTTATTGCCAGTGATGGTTTCTCGTCAATTTTTCAAAACAACGCCAGAAGCTCTGCTAGTAGAATCCTTAAAGCCCAGCGAAAAAGTTGATGAACTTTCGCCTGCCGATCGCGTTTTTGGTTGGGTGAATCAGAAAGGCAAAGGTGCTTATAAAGGTCAGTTGCGGCTTCATTCGGTGAAATGTTTATCAACGGATGCGATTCAAGAGTTTACGGGCGATCCAGCGAATAATCCTGGATTACCGCTGACGATCCTAGGGCAACCGAAACCGCAGCAGTCTCGGTTTTATGTTAGTAGGGATAAAGAGGGCAATGCTTTAGGTAATAGCATATCCAAACAAGATGGATATGCTTCTGCAAATCAAGGGCTGCGGGGGCGGAAGGTGTATCCCCATCACAAGGCGATCGCCAAAAATGCCGACTATTGGAACGACCCCATGCGCGATCGCACTGGGCAATCTGTCAACGGCTGCTATCAGGAATATCGCCGTCCGAAAAAAGATGGCACTGAGCAGCGCGACAGCCAGAACCGCTCGATCCAAGCCTGGGTAAAGCAAAACACTCAGTTTCAGTTTGACATTGACATTACGAATCTGTCGTCTGTGGAGTTGGGCGCGTTGCTTTGGCTGTTGACCTTGCCAGACAAGCATTACCACCGACTGGGCGGCGGCAAGCCCCTCGGCTTTGGCAGCGTGCAACTGAAGATTGATTGGAGCCAAACCGATCTGCGATTAGGGCAAGATTGGCAGCAATATTATGAGTCGCTGCTGCCGATCGATCCACCCGATCCAAAGCAGGCAGAACAATGTATCGATACGTTTAAGCAGGCCGTCACACTTGCTTACTCACCAAACAAGAACAAAGAGGACTTTGAAGAAGTTCTGTTTATTCGAGCCTTTAAGCAGGCTGCAAAAGGTCTGGACGGGCCGGTTCACTATCCCAGAATGAAACCACAGCCAGACCCAGACGGCGAAAACTACAAATGGTTTACCGAAAACGAGAAAAGCAAAAAGCGATCGCTCCCACCGCTCTGGAACGAAATAGGTTTGCCCTATTGGGAATAA
- a CDS encoding TIGR03985 family CRISPR-associated protein yields the protein MESSFDYPPTVDLLDYLVPGVLGQKGNLLKAVRLWAILRSLYSEKPMLLSTDAEGSFSNAQWRDAFLQPDNQQKTLKQWLFQHQPAIDETHWRQAFVNRYGIERDRLSVLLGDSPADEEPIPFQVDHRTLRNDFATLEKLGWLKASGTGSQRRYYKVSVLPTLPWIAAIAAESADEPALIHFIPNDLANVVEHFPQPINGIQRFILDTEYIISQAVSRQVEQLLQTLKEGWQQTPVPPVRLVYRSIRYYEAEFSILTYPVCIYYFQRAPYLFAFGQTPQHLDDGKPEHLSWYDYRLDRILSLQLLSWNDPSLPAEWQFKTSQGKSWAQSLAQSVASAPGLPKRFAEKTPEFVQQEVALAMGVEIHRPIAPLLLRFERYFYGNYIANTERAKLFTEMGFAQAEKRFRADPEISRQGLSLTKLFGDRPRHKSSVFCSAQHRLGDNNVVMRLRAWGPNVEVLLPLSLRQRMTDDMQETWRLYESDLNE from the coding sequence ATGGAATCTTCGTTTGACTATCCGCCGACAGTAGATCTGTTGGATTATCTGGTGCCCGGTGTGCTGGGGCAAAAGGGCAATCTGCTCAAGGCAGTGCGGCTGTGGGCGATCTTGCGATCGCTCTATAGCGAGAAACCCATGCTGCTCTCTACGGATGCAGAGGGTTCCTTTAGCAATGCTCAATGGCGCGACGCTTTTTTGCAACCCGATAATCAGCAAAAAACCCTCAAACAATGGCTTTTTCAACATCAGCCTGCGATTGATGAGACACACTGGCGGCAGGCATTTGTGAATCGCTATGGCATTGAGCGCGATCGCCTCTCTGTACTGTTGGGAGATTCGCCAGCGGATGAAGAGCCGATTCCGTTTCAAGTCGATCACCGCACCTTGCGAAACGACTTTGCCACGCTGGAAAAACTGGGCTGGCTCAAGGCTAGCGGCACAGGCAGCCAGCGGCGCTACTACAAGGTGAGCGTCTTGCCGACCTTGCCCTGGATTGCTGCGATCGCTGCCGAATCTGCGGACGAGCCAGCGTTGATCCATTTCATCCCGAATGATTTGGCTAACGTCGTTGAGCATTTTCCTCAGCCCATCAACGGCATCCAGCGGTTTATCCTGGATACGGAATACATTATTTCTCAGGCTGTGTCTCGCCAAGTGGAGCAATTACTCCAAACCTTAAAGGAGGGCTGGCAGCAGACTCCCGTGCCTCCCGTGCGGCTGGTCTATCGCAGCATTCGCTACTACGAGGCAGAGTTTAGCATCCTAACGTATCCCGTTTGCATTTATTACTTTCAGCGTGCGCCATACCTGTTTGCCTTTGGTCAAACGCCGCAGCATTTAGATGATGGTAAACCGGAGCATTTGAGCTGGTATGACTATCGACTCGATCGAATTTTGTCTCTCCAGCTTTTGAGTTGGAACGATCCATCCCTGCCTGCCGAATGGCAGTTCAAAACTTCACAGGGGAAGTCCTGGGCACAGTCCTTGGCACAGTCAGTAGCATCAGCCCCAGGCTTACCCAAGCGATTTGCTGAGAAAACACCGGAATTTGTGCAGCAGGAGGTCGCCTTGGCCATGGGTGTCGAAATTCATCGCCCGATCGCCCCTTTATTACTCAGATTCGAGCGCTATTTCTACGGCAACTACATTGCCAACACCGAACGCGCCAAGCTGTTTACTGAAATGGGCTTTGCCCAGGCAGAAAAGCGCTTTCGGGCTGATCCAGAGATTAGCAGGCAGGGCTTATCGCTAACCAAGCTGTTTGGCGATCGCCCCCGCCACAAGAGCAGCGTCTTTTGCAGCGCCCAACATCGCCTCGGCGACAACAACGTCGTCATGCGGTTGCGGGCGTGGGGGCCTAATGTAGAAGTCTTGCTGCCGCTGAGCTTGCGCCAGCGAATGACAGACGATATGCAAGAAACCTGGAGGCTGTATGAAAGCGACCTGAACGAATAA
- a CDS encoding HD domain-containing protein, with protein sequence MTYAFHLHQHQLRKGSSVPYISHLMSVAALVLEDGGNEDAAIAALLHDAIEDQGGNATRNEIRKQFGDAVLRIVDACTESDETPKPSWKERKLRAIAQLQQAEPAIQRVILADKLHNLRCIWTDWQRQGDRVWQRFNASPADILWFYRACLDAVGDRFSSPMLIELRTLLTNLENSLDNLRGCLKSIACNVKHSEIPPSPP encoded by the coding sequence TTGACCTATGCCTTTCACCTGCATCAACATCAATTGCGGAAAGGCAGCAGCGTCCCCTATATCAGCCATCTGATGAGTGTTGCTGCGCTGGTTCTAGAGGATGGCGGGAATGAAGACGCTGCGATCGCCGCGCTGCTTCATGACGCAATCGAGGATCAGGGCGGGAATGCCACTCGGAATGAGATTCGGAAGCAGTTTGGTGATGCCGTGCTACGCATTGTGGATGCCTGTACGGAATCGGACGAAACGCCAAAACCATCCTGGAAAGAACGAAAACTTCGGGCGATCGCCCAACTCCAGCAAGCCGAACCCGCCATTCAGCGCGTGATCCTTGCCGACAAGCTGCACAACCTGCGCTGTATTTGGACAGACTGGCAGCGTCAGGGCGATCGCGTGTGGCAGCGTTTCAATGCTAGCCCTGCTGATATTCTGTGGTTTTATCGGGCTTGCCTGGATGCCGTGGGCGATCGCTTTTCTAGCCCGATGCTGATAGAACTCCGCACGCTGCTTACAAACCTGGAAAATTCTTTAGACAATCTCAGAGGGTGTTTGAAAAGTATCGCCTGTAATGTTAAGCACTCAGAGATCCCCCCCAGCCCCCCTTAA
- the crn3 gene encoding CRISPR-associated ring nuclease Crn3/Csx3, whose product MAKPVFTITDHPHENGLVLRLVEFEIPTGVTTPEQFAEAVREIEPALVGSSPILINGRGPVWGYGMIFHAAHPSPAIATYDPRLGYVIVQTHDERFQVGKTISL is encoded by the coding sequence ATGGCAAAACCCGTCTTCACAATCACTGATCACCCCCATGAGAATGGGCTAGTCCTTCGCTTGGTGGAGTTTGAAATTCCCACTGGAGTAACGACACCAGAGCAATTTGCAGAAGCTGTGCGAGAGATTGAACCAGCACTCGTGGGTTCATCGCCAATTTTGATCAACGGCCGCGGCCCGGTGTGGGGATACGGCATGATTTTTCATGCAGCGCACCCCAGTCCGGCGATCGCCACCTACGACCCCCGCCTGGGTTATGTCATTGTGCAAACGCATGATGAACGCTTTCAAGTCGGCAAGACCATCAGCCTCTAA
- a CDS encoding ATP-binding protein yields MTTPHSPLSQPSSATDPRVHYHGRVIAVGGPPHSGKSVFLAELYRQLLQRQPSGVFLHRACPDGEGMWSNEADPSVVQQIRKKAAFSEEFVGSTLHMIEQLGRNSQLSLILLDLGGKRTAENAEILRRSTHCLVLSADEEEAMRWHVFAADEGCPVLASFQSRLVRSPDHQIDPTARSTIQIDRPIPQGTLVNLCRELGADCYQAAIAQFADWLLAQPC; encoded by the coding sequence ATGACGACTCCCCATAGCCCCCTGTCTCAACCCTCTTCTGCAACTGATCCCCGTGTCCACTATCACGGTCGAGTGATTGCCGTAGGCGGGCCGCCGCATTCAGGAAAATCAGTCTTTTTGGCAGAACTGTATCGACAGTTGTTGCAGCGACAGCCGTCGGGTGTGTTTTTGCACCGCGCCTGTCCCGATGGAGAGGGCATGTGGTCCAATGAAGCCGATCCATCAGTAGTGCAGCAAATCCGCAAAAAAGCTGCCTTTTCGGAAGAGTTTGTTGGCTCGACGCTGCACATGATCGAGCAATTGGGAAGAAACTCTCAGTTGTCTCTGATTTTGCTCGATTTGGGTGGCAAGCGCACGGCTGAGAACGCCGAAATCTTGCGGCGATCCACTCATTGCCTTGTGCTGTCAGCAGATGAGGAAGAGGCGATGCGCTGGCATGTTTTTGCGGCTGATGAGGGATGTCCGGTATTGGCTAGCTTTCAGTCGCGCCTGGTGCGATCGCCCGACCATCAGATCGACCCGACCGCCCGCTCCACCATCCAGATCGATCGCCCCATTCCCCAGGGCACACTGGTCAACCTCTGCCGCGAACTGGGAGCCGATTGTTATCAAGCGGCGATCGCCCAATTTGCCGACTGGCTGCTGGCCCAACCGTGTTAG
- a CDS encoding response regulator transcription factor, giving the protein MKILLAEDDPIQLEPLYAALAKAGHITDATLDGETAQWLMQEHTYDLLILDWMLPKISGIDLCQQHRQTGKGTPILMLTARDGLMDRVTGLDAGADDYLVKPVNVLELLARVRALGRRSPLWTGDILHLADLQLHLATLTVQRQGVSIQLSTREFQLMEYLMRHPQQVLTRDQIERALWEWNMQPESKAVAILIHRLRSRLQPLGAETWVQTVYGMGYRLSVPEATD; this is encoded by the coding sequence ATGAAGATTCTATTGGCCGAAGATGATCCGATTCAACTGGAGCCGCTCTATGCCGCCCTTGCAAAAGCAGGCCACATCACGGATGCCACGCTGGATGGGGAAACCGCGCAGTGGCTCATGCAGGAACACACCTACGACCTGCTGATTTTGGACTGGATGCTGCCCAAGATTAGCGGGATAGATCTGTGTCAACAGCATCGTCAGACGGGCAAAGGCACGCCAATTTTGATGCTGACTGCCAGGGATGGGCTGATGGATCGGGTAACGGGGCTGGACGCAGGCGCAGATGACTATTTGGTTAAGCCGGTGAATGTTCTAGAACTGCTGGCACGGGTGCGGGCGCTGGGGCGGCGATCGCCCCTTTGGACAGGCGACATCCTGCATTTGGCAGATCTGCAACTGCATTTGGCCACGCTGACGGTGCAGCGGCAAGGCGTGAGCATTCAGCTTTCGACGCGAGAGTTTCAACTGATGGAATACCTAATGCGGCATCCTCAGCAAGTCCTGACCCGCGACCAGATTGAGCGAGCGCTGTGGGAATGGAACATGCAGCCCGAAAGTAAGGCAGTCGCGATTTTAATCCACCGACTGCGATCGCGCCTGCAACCCCTGGGTGCAGAAACCTGGGTGCAGACGGTCTATGGCATGGGCTATCGCCTGAGCGTGCCAGAGGCGACTGACTGA
- a CDS encoding sensor histidine kinase, with protein sequence MPRSNAADMLFNRSRQNLATWFTLSMGGILVVFAALLYWREARDRLQTFDADLYNTAQIMAGGVEEIEYQSIRRIDLESVPLLGNDTLVLDTYLHFARWYTPDRRLLQFVGDIPAATLEAPIGLVTLAGAALRPDAPSSPPRVGPPQQFRQLTLPVRRGEEVLGFLQIAAPLDSVQEPLRELRLFLSIGVPMALGAIALTGWILGGVAMQPIHQAYQQLQQFTADASHELRAPLAGILSNAQVGLMEPVDSQEQSHRLQTIVEIAESMSALVGQLLFLARHSGHLPPHVLRVVDLGQLVKQLVDATQAQATHRQQTLRCTVPQTAVLVFAEPQVLQMAIANLLQNACRHTPAGGAIDLVLTQQPAGAILQVRDTGIGIDAADLPHIFDRFYRADVVRSRETGGVGLGLAIARQIIEAHQGSIAVRSQLHQGSVFEIQLPLVRQKGSRKGKTAQDF encoded by the coding sequence ATGCCGCGTTCTAATGCCGCTGACATGCTATTCAACCGCAGCCGCCAAAATCTAGCCACCTGGTTTACGCTCTCGATGGGCGGCATTCTGGTCGTCTTTGCGGCGCTGTTGTATTGGCGTGAGGCCCGCGATCGCCTGCAAACCTTCGACGCTGACCTCTACAACACGGCCCAAATCATGGCGGGCGGCGTTGAAGAGATTGAGTATCAATCGATTCGGCGCATCGACCTAGAAAGCGTGCCCCTGCTGGGAAACGATACGCTGGTGCTAGACACCTACTTGCACTTTGCCCGGTGGTATACGCCCGATCGACGGCTCCTCCAGTTTGTGGGAGACATTCCCGCTGCCACGCTAGAGGCACCTATTGGACTGGTCACTCTGGCGGGTGCGGCATTGCGCCCGGACGCTCCATCAAGTCCGCCACGGGTCGGCCCGCCTCAGCAGTTTCGCCAGCTCACGCTGCCCGTGCGTCGGGGCGAGGAGGTGCTGGGCTTTTTGCAAATTGCAGCACCCCTCGATTCGGTTCAGGAACCCCTGCGAGAATTGCGGCTGTTCTTGTCGATTGGCGTGCCGATGGCGCTGGGGGCGATCGCCCTCACAGGCTGGATTTTGGGTGGCGTGGCCATGCAGCCGATCCACCAGGCCTATCAGCAACTCCAGCAATTCACTGCCGATGCGTCTCATGAGCTGCGTGCGCCCTTGGCGGGTATCCTCAGCAACGCCCAGGTCGGGCTGATGGAGCCAGTGGACTCCCAAGAGCAGAGCCACCGCCTGCAAACCATTGTCGAGATTGCCGAATCCATGAGCGCCCTGGTGGGTCAACTCCTGTTTTTGGCGCGACACTCTGGACATCTGCCGCCGCATGTTTTGCGAGTCGTTGATCTGGGGCAACTGGTGAAACAGCTTGTAGACGCGACCCAGGCACAAGCCACCCACCGTCAGCAAACCCTGCGCTGCACAGTGCCACAGACGGCCGTTCTGGTTTTCGCAGAGCCGCAAGTTCTGCAAATGGCGATCGCCAACCTGCTGCAAAATGCCTGTCGCCATACCCCCGCAGGCGGCGCAATTGACCTAGTTCTCACTCAACAGCCCGCCGGAGCAATCCTGCAAGTCAGAGACACAGGCATCGGAATTGATGCAGCCGACCTGCCGCACATTTTCGATCGGTTCTATCGGGCTGATGTGGTGCGATCGCGCGAAACCGGGGGCGTGGGGCTGGGACTGGCGATCGCCCGTCAAATCATCGAAGCCCACCAAGGGAGCATCGCTGTCCGCAGCCAGCTCCACCAAGGCTCGGTTTTTGAAATTCAGTTGCCGCTCGTCCGGCAAAAAGGAAGCCGCAAAGGAAAAACCGCTCAGGATTTCTGA
- a CDS encoding GH3 family domain-containing protein: protein MNHRFTLALLESYAAHARERLIHKTKQVMETQELFLREFIQAHKNTELGQRFDLSTIKTLDQFRERIPVLPYSFYEPYTERIAQGDQGVLNPDPVVYINLTSGTTSRKKQVPVTRRYQRTLRRADLASMGFAIAEMKQRRLPFGKGLLTNAVPQPQKTSGGIPTGPVSVGSIRQGRLLFEQLFSQPFDALEIADTLARHYVCLLFALRHADLRGWVANFPMLMLRTCRYLETYAEELIHDLEQGAIAPWLQLEPHLRAQLERRFTAAPQRATDLRAALYYDGRLTPKAAWPGLSYLTTARGGTSNFYLERFPDYFGDIPVFGGVYGTAEATFGVYPSFNTDGSILAIESGFFEFVPQDQWHVEQPKTLLPVEVQVGERYRILVTSYSGFYRYDIGDVVEVVGFYEQAPLIVFRHRQGGLLSSTTEKTTEFHAIQVMEQLQREFNIKLQDFCITLSAHEFPARYWVNIELAPGHSLARPYSFLMRFEHWLQQTNLLYASARQDQVPPPCLRVLAAGSFATLHQRQVQRGIFDSQLKLPHISEDRTLLEGLPVQYEIGLSDFPNAKPFCHSESDVVLSDIALSDVALRGNGSELSSPSCEPAPQVQPQTLWEPPPCPTRPVPELPCLRGADLLQADLAGTDFSGQDLSYADLSGANLQGAVLRGANLTGALLREANLSDADLSESLLVNTDLTDARLHRACLRGAVLDGAFLTRTDFSYADLSDANLSKVLMWHTNFSHAKH from the coding sequence ATGAATCATCGCTTTACACTCGCACTGCTGGAATCCTACGCTGCTCATGCGCGAGAACGTTTGATCCACAAGACCAAGCAGGTGATGGAAACGCAAGAACTGTTTCTAAGAGAATTCATTCAAGCACATAAAAATACAGAGCTAGGACAACGGTTCGATCTGTCAACGATCAAAACGCTGGATCAGTTTCGTGAACGAATTCCGGTGCTGCCCTACAGCTTCTATGAACCTTACACAGAACGAATTGCCCAGGGCGATCAGGGAGTCCTCAACCCCGATCCGGTGGTCTATATCAACCTCACCAGTGGAACCACCAGCCGCAAAAAACAAGTGCCCGTGACTCGACGCTATCAGCGCACGCTGCGCCGGGCTGACCTGGCCAGCATGGGCTTTGCGATCGCCGAAATGAAGCAGCGCCGCCTCCCCTTTGGCAAAGGACTGCTCACCAATGCGGTTCCCCAACCCCAAAAAACAAGCGGCGGCATCCCCACCGGCCCCGTCAGCGTGGGCAGCATTCGCCAGGGCCGCCTCCTGTTCGAGCAGTTGTTTAGCCAGCCCTTCGACGCGCTAGAAATCGCCGATACCCTGGCCCGCCACTACGTCTGCCTGCTGTTTGCGCTGCGCCATGCAGATTTGCGCGGCTGGGTTGCAAATTTCCCGATGCTGATGCTGCGGACCTGCCGCTATCTGGAAACCTATGCCGAGGAGCTAATTCACGACCTAGAACAGGGGGCGATCGCCCCGTGGCTCCAGCTTGAACCCCACCTGCGGGCCCAGCTCGAACGGCGATTTACGGCGGCTCCCCAGCGGGCAACAGACTTGCGGGCTGCCCTCTACTACGACGGTCGGCTCACCCCAAAAGCCGCCTGGCCAGGACTCAGCTATCTCACCACTGCTCGCGGCGGCACCTCCAATTTCTACCTAGAGCGATTTCCTGACTACTTTGGCGACATCCCGGTATTTGGCGGCGTTTATGGCACCGCCGAAGCCACCTTTGGCGTTTATCCCAGCTTCAACACCGACGGCAGCATTCTGGCAATCGAGAGCGGCTTTTTTGAATTCGTCCCGCAGGATCAGTGGCATGTCGAACAGCCCAAAACCCTCCTGCCTGTGGAGGTGCAGGTTGGTGAACGATATCGTATCTTGGTGACCAGCTACAGCGGCTTCTATCGCTACGACATCGGCGATGTTGTGGAAGTTGTTGGATTTTATGAACAAGCGCCGCTAATTGTGTTTCGCCATCGGCAGGGTGGGCTGCTGTCCTCTACGACAGAGAAAACAACGGAATTTCATGCAATCCAGGTCATGGAACAGTTGCAGCGCGAGTTCAACATCAAACTCCAAGACTTTTGCATTACCCTGTCTGCCCATGAGTTTCCAGCGCGATACTGGGTGAACATAGAGCTAGCCCCCGGCCACTCCCTAGCGCGTCCGTATTCTTTCCTGATGCGGTTTGAACATTGGCTGCAACAGACTAATCTACTCTATGCCAGCGCCCGCCAGGATCAGGTGCCTCCGCCTTGTCTGCGGGTTCTGGCAGCAGGCAGCTTTGCCACGCTCCATCAGCGCCAGGTGCAGCGCGGCATATTTGATTCTCAGCTCAAGCTGCCCCATATCAGCGAAGATCGAACCCTGCTGGAGGGTCTACCCGTGCAGTATGAAATCGGCCTAAGCGATTTTCCAAATGCCAAGCCATTCTGCCATTCCGAATCGGATGTTGTGCTATCGGATATTGCGCTATCGGATGTTGCACTACGCGGCAACGGGTCTGAGCTAAGTTCTCCGAGCTGTGAGCCAGCGCCGCAAGTTCAGCCACAAACGCTTTGGGAGCCTCCACCTTGCCCAACCCGCCCGGTGCCAGAGCTACCCTGCTTGAGGGGCGCAGACCTGCTCCAGGCAGATTTAGCAGGGACAGATTTCAGCGGGCAAGACCTTTCCTATGCCGACCTCAGCGGCGCAAATCTCCAGGGTGCAGTTCTGCGGGGCGCGAACTTGACGGGGGCACTGCTGCGAGAAGCAAACCTGAGTGATGCAGATTTGAGTGAAAGCCTCTTGGTCAATACTGACCTGACGGATGCACGGCTTCATCGGGCCTGCCTGCGCGGGGCCGTGCTGGATGGGGCGTTTCTGACGCGAACAGACTTTAGCTATGCTGACCTTTCAGATGCAAATCTAAGTAAGGTACTGATGTGGCATACAAACTTTAGCCATGCCAAGCACTGA
- a CDS encoding cell division protein ZapB codes for MTDDFITTDQDQVSHTDLTNAAEMLAKLTATTTDKPQMPSAAESDEKPSKTRRAYRKPVIVDLNLLKAVAEQIGIKGKNRSSEDLLHQVLEIFLVLGVDPAEAVEAHAQSTQLASEPVNSAEETAESSPATVDLKIVADQAKTLAWFTNEIETLKNQVKQLEQALQQGQTQPNAQLAALQQENQRLRQERDAAVEKLEAFRKLLNGSSTPALSTPALSTPALSTPALSAEVEIIPPAVPTVSLAEPEPAPVASKKAASRASSTRGKKAIAPTAKPSTTKPTAAKPSAIKPKPAPEDASLDPGVLKALYAIMDYNNAQTSHADKWAISFPVMKDLCKTIGVATQTKITQVFRTKADLIEQHHQEHSLGQRHNRVHKGQSITDVISLGV; via the coding sequence ATGACAGACGATTTCATCACGACCGACCAAGACCAAGTAAGCCACACTGACCTGACGAATGCTGCCGAAATGCTTGCCAAACTGACTGCGACGACCACTGACAAACCCCAAATGCCATCTGCCGCTGAGTCTGATGAAAAGCCGTCTAAAACCCGACGTGCCTACCGAAAGCCCGTGATTGTGGATTTGAACCTGCTAAAAGCTGTTGCAGAACAGATCGGCATCAAAGGTAAAAACCGCAGTTCTGAAGATCTATTGCACCAGGTTCTAGAAATATTTTTGGTGCTGGGCGTTGATCCAGCAGAGGCAGTCGAGGCGCACGCTCAGTCCACCCAACTCGCCTCCGAACCCGTCAACTCGGCCGAGGAGACTGCCGAATCTTCACCCGCCACTGTTGACCTCAAGATTGTGGCAGATCAGGCCAAAACGCTGGCCTGGTTTACCAACGAAATCGAAACCCTAAAAAACCAGGTGAAGCAGCTAGAGCAAGCGCTGCAACAGGGACAAACCCAGCCCAATGCTCAGCTTGCAGCCCTCCAGCAGGAAAACCAGCGACTCCGGCAGGAGCGAGATGCAGCCGTAGAAAAGCTGGAAGCCTTCCGCAAGCTGCTAAACGGCAGCAGCACGCCAGCCCTTTCTACACCAGCCCTTTCTACGCCAGCCCTTTCTACGCCAGCCCTTTCTGCGGAGGTCGAAATAATACCTCCAGCAGTGCCCACTGTCTCGCTTGCCGAACCCGAACCCGCGCCTGTAGCGTCGAAAAAAGCTGCGTCCCGCGCTTCATCGACCCGTGGCAAGAAGGCGATCGCCCCCACCGCCAAGCCCTCCACCACCAAGCCCACTGCCGCCAAGCCCAGCGCCATCAAGCCCAAACCTGCCCCAGAAGATGCATCGCTCGATCCGGGCGTGCTAAAGGCGCTGTACGCCATCATGGACTATAACAATGCCCAAACCTCCCATGCAGACAAGTGGGCCATCTCCTTTCCGGTGATGAAAGATCTCTGCAAAACCATCGGCGTGGCCACACAAACCAAAATCACCCAGGTATTTCGCACGAAGGCAGACCTGATCGAGCAGCACCACCAGGAGCATAGCCTGGGGCAGCGCCACAATCGGGTTCACAAAGGACAAAGCATTACCGACGTGATCTCGCTGGGGGTGTAG